From Sediminibacterium sp. TEGAF015, a single genomic window includes:
- the mfd gene encoding transcription-repair coupling factor, which yields MNLPHLMDQYLQSPLVEQLVKRVNYADPQQLYLKNLQGSSAEFIVSAVFQHEDGRNLNHLIVLNDAEEAAYFHNTLENLTSALDLFYFPSSFKNRKNFRLLNSSHVMLRTEALTKLSGGGNKKIVVTYPEAVFEKVILPGTISSNIISIKTNDTIQPESLMDLFVMYGFERTDFVYEPGQFALRGGILDIYSFGNEKPYRVELFGNEVDSIRIFDPETQLSERKLLQVNIIPNVDILPDTAGADAGEKISLFEFMPENTVIWMKDWDVIEEKIRTQASDLEGFLQLQAEGYFSKQQDEEEQHILKSVSPADFIAASNLLPILLQKKLVEFGFKPQLTKEELVFETRPQPAFNRQFELLIKDLKSLEGAGYSIYIFADQIKQLERLHTIFTDLQTEIQFTPVGTSIHEGFIDHALKLVCYTDHQIFQRYHKYRVKQAYNKNKALTLKTLRDLQPGDYVTHIDHGVGTYSGLQKLEVNGKIQEAVRIIYKDSDILYVNINSLHKISKYTGKEGTVPKINKLGSDVWNRLKEKTKAKVKEIAFDLIKLYAQRKAQKGFAHAPDNYMQTELEASFIYEDTPDQSKATADVKKDMEQEAPMDRLVCGDVGFGKTEIAIRAAFKTVVDGKQAAILVPTTILAFQHYKTFKDRLKDFPVTVDYINRFKSAKEKKETLQRLKEGKVDIIVGTHGLLGKEVAFKDLGIMIIDEEQKFGVAHKEKLKTLKTNVDCLTLTATPIPRTLQFSLMGARDLSIINTPPPNRQPIQTEVHVFNDDFIRDAIYFETERGGQVFFIHNRIQGLAEMSALIQGLCPDLSIGYAHGQLEGHELEEKILDFIERKYDVLVCTNIVESGVDIPNVNTIIVNNAHQFGLSDLHQLRGRVGRSNKKAFCYLLAPPISTLPVDSRKRLQTLEQFSDLGSGFQIAMRDLDIRGAGNMLGGEQSGFMAEIGFEMYQKILEEAIKELKRSSFKDLFKEEISKQDDFVSDCTIDTDLEILIPDSYVESITERLSLYTRLDNCENEEELDTFHHELQDRFGPVPAAVEDLFTTVKCRKLAVDMGFEKMTLKDEVLRCYFINKPDSPYFESNLFKNVLAFLQTGTNKGKLKQTGKVFLLVVEPIKGMEEMHRFLTQMHTTVLAKPVQEAAP from the coding sequence ATGAATTTGCCGCATCTAATGGATCAATACCTGCAATCACCCCTGGTAGAACAGTTGGTGAAACGGGTAAACTATGCCGATCCTCAGCAGTTGTATCTAAAAAATTTACAGGGAAGTAGTGCAGAGTTCATTGTGAGTGCCGTATTTCAGCATGAAGATGGGAGAAACCTGAATCATCTGATTGTGTTGAATGATGCTGAAGAAGCCGCTTATTTTCACAATACCCTTGAAAATCTTACCAGCGCATTAGATTTATTTTATTTCCCTTCTAGTTTTAAAAACAGGAAAAACTTTCGTTTGCTCAACAGTTCTCATGTGATGCTTCGGACAGAGGCATTAACCAAATTGTCTGGCGGGGGAAATAAAAAAATAGTAGTCACTTATCCGGAAGCTGTTTTTGAAAAAGTTATTCTTCCGGGAACCATTAGTAGCAATATTATCAGTATCAAAACCAATGATACCATTCAGCCGGAAAGCCTGATGGATTTGTTTGTGATGTATGGTTTTGAACGCACAGATTTTGTTTATGAGCCCGGTCAGTTTGCTTTGAGAGGGGGAATTCTGGATATCTACTCTTTTGGAAATGAGAAGCCTTATCGGGTTGAATTATTTGGTAATGAAGTTGACAGTATTCGAATTTTTGATCCGGAGACGCAGTTGAGTGAGCGAAAATTATTGCAGGTAAATATCATTCCGAACGTTGATATTTTACCAGATACGGCGGGTGCCGATGCGGGCGAAAAAATTTCTTTGTTTGAGTTTATGCCCGAGAATACTGTTATCTGGATGAAAGACTGGGATGTAATTGAAGAGAAAATAAGAACACAAGCGTCCGACCTAGAAGGATTTCTCCAATTGCAGGCGGAAGGATATTTTAGCAAACAGCAGGATGAGGAAGAGCAACATATATTAAAGTCAGTATCCCCGGCAGATTTTATTGCCGCAAGCAATCTGTTGCCCATTCTGCTACAGAAGAAACTGGTTGAATTTGGATTTAAACCACAACTGACTAAAGAGGAACTGGTATTTGAAACAAGACCACAACCAGCTTTCAACAGACAGTTTGAATTGTTAATTAAAGACCTGAAGTCCTTGGAGGGAGCGGGTTATAGCATTTACATCTTTGCCGATCAGATAAAGCAGTTGGAAAGATTGCATACTATTTTTACAGATTTACAAACCGAAATTCAATTTACTCCTGTTGGTACGAGTATTCATGAAGGATTTATTGACCATGCATTAAAACTGGTTTGTTATACAGATCACCAGATTTTTCAGCGATACCATAAGTACCGTGTTAAGCAGGCATACAACAAAAACAAAGCGCTTACTTTAAAAACACTTCGTGATTTACAGCCTGGCGATTATGTAACCCATATTGATCATGGTGTGGGTACCTATAGTGGCTTACAGAAACTGGAAGTGAATGGAAAAATTCAGGAAGCGGTAAGAATCATTTATAAAGACAGCGATATCCTGTATGTAAATATTAATTCTTTACATAAAATTTCAAAGTATACAGGTAAGGAGGGAACCGTCCCCAAAATCAACAAACTGGGTAGTGATGTCTGGAACAGGTTAAAAGAGAAGACAAAGGCAAAAGTGAAGGAAATTGCTTTTGACCTTATTAAATTATATGCACAGCGAAAGGCGCAGAAGGGATTTGCACATGCACCAGACAATTATATGCAAACCGAATTGGAAGCTTCTTTTATTTACGAGGATACACCCGACCAGAGTAAAGCTACTGCAGACGTAAAAAAAGACATGGAGCAAGAAGCACCAATGGATCGTCTGGTCTGTGGTGATGTGGGTTTTGGTAAAACAGAAATTGCCATCAGGGCGGCATTTAAAACGGTGGTAGACGGCAAACAGGCTGCTATTTTAGTGCCTACAACCATTCTTGCTTTTCAGCACTATAAAACTTTTAAGGATAGACTTAAGGATTTTCCGGTAACAGTAGATTATATCAATCGTTTTAAATCGGCCAAAGAAAAGAAGGAAACCCTTCAACGGCTTAAGGAAGGCAAGGTTGATATTATTGTGGGAACACATGGTTTATTGGGCAAAGAAGTAGCTTTCAAAGACCTGGGCATCATGATTATTGATGAGGAACAGAAATTTGGAGTGGCACACAAAGAAAAATTGAAAACACTTAAAACAAACGTAGACTGCTTAACCTTAACGGCAACCCCAATCCCCCGAACCCTGCAATTTAGTTTGATGGGCGCCAGAGATTTAAGCATTATTAATACACCTCCACCAAATCGTCAGCCCATACAGACTGAAGTGCATGTGTTTAATGATGATTTTATTCGGGATGCCATTTATTTTGAAACAGAAAGAGGAGGACAGGTTTTCTTTATTCATAACCGGATTCAGGGTCTGGCAGAAATGAGTGCCTTAATTCAGGGACTTTGTCCGGATCTGAGTATAGGCTATGCACATGGCCAATTGGAAGGTCATGAACTGGAAGAAAAAATTCTCGATTTTATTGAACGCAAATACGATGTATTGGTTTGTACCAATATTGTAGAGAGTGGGGTAGATATACCAAATGTTAATACTATTATTGTTAACAATGCACACCAATTTGGTTTGAGTGATTTACATCAGTTAAGAGGAAGGGTAGGCAGAAGCAATAAAAAAGCATTCTGTTATTTATTGGCTCCGCCAATCAGCACATTACCGGTTGATTCCAGAAAAAGATTACAGACACTGGAGCAATTCAGTGATTTAGGAAGTGGCTTTCAAATTGCCATGCGTGATCTGGATATCAGAGGTGCTGGTAATATGCTGGGAGGGGAGCAGAGCGGATTCATGGCCGAGATTGGTTTTGAAATGTATCAGAAGATTCTGGAAGAAGCCATCAAAGAACTGAAGCGATCTTCTTTCAAGGATTTGTTCAAGGAAGAAATTAGTAAGCAGGACGATTTTGTTAGCGATTGTACCATTGATACAGATCTGGAAATATTGATACCGGATAGTTATGTAGAAAGCATCACAGAAAGATTGTCTTTGTATACCCGCCTAGACAATTGTGAAAATGAGGAAGAATTGGATACTTTCCATCACGAACTGCAGGATCGGTTTGGTCCGGTCCCCGCTGCTGTTGAGGACTTGTTTACAACCGTTAAATGCAGGAAGCTAGCAGTAGACATGGGCTTCGAAAAAATGACTTTGAAAGACGAAGTGCTGCGTTGTTATTTCATCAATAAGCCAGACTCTCCTTATTTTGAATCCAACTTATTTAAGAATGTACTGGCATTCCTTCAAACCGGAACCAATAAAGGAAAATTGAAGCAAACCGGTAAAGTGTTCTTGTTGGTTGTTGAGCCCATAAAAGGGATGGAAGAAATGCATCGTTTTTTAACTCAGATGCATACAACTGTTTTAGCTAAACCAGTACAAGAAGCCGCACCCTAA
- a CDS encoding S8 family serine peptidase yields MIKRLGIVSFLMATSFVGSFAQTYTNEKLLKISSQKIKLEQELNYAKALSIAKQKNWDLSINSNGNVAKLTGVDDFGFPIYTKSYNNTIAAATTRASQLWPGGASGLNLSGSTAAMRNKLGIWEFDGAPLASHVEFGGRLTQKDVPTGSSGNDHATHVAGTMIASGVNPIAKGMAFAIPNMISYDHLNDISEMTTEAAAGLLVSNHSYGFIAGWNYNSAQSRWEFYGRPGENEDYRYGYYGTDAQRVDSIAFNAPFYLKVSVAGNDRNNNGPAVGQPFFRRNAQGVMVDAGIRPAGISSNDGFDIILGYGIAKNSLTIGAVNGIPGGYNKPADVVMSSFSGWGPTDDGRIKPDLVANGVNVTSASTNGNTAYSTKSGTSMAGPNAAGSLILLQEHYTKLKPGTFMRSATLKGLAIHAADEAGGTLGPDYTFGWGLMNVQRAAAVISSAVANNNANNSDHLLYENVLNTGETFTKTVVATGKVPLSATIAWTDPPGTINNDASTNLNDRTSKLVHDLDIRITRNTQTFLPWALDVTSPSAAASRRINNVDNVERIDVDSTVPGATYTITVSHKGTLARGSQAYTLIVSGTGGISYGSSASLTSGAKVDSLSFSNIRYSSPTGCKTFTDNTNLTANIQARQILPIYIRTSSCDATINSRIIKVYVDYNNDGDFLDANEGVLTSTVQSGNSSVFTGNITIPDNVTIGTIHRMRIITRETTNAADITPTGDYARGETQDYLLKVETPSNDVSMSNIVSPAAGNCGNDKQYITVAIANNGANPQTNVPITVIVKTGTTTVTTLNATYPGTIAALSTVEYTLQTPFQALAGTNYTISAETKLSSDQNSTNNLIEVAVPISANADIPTAEGVVCNNTAILRVLNPGNSNYFWYADATTTTPFAVGSNVTATTVPANRTYYVTKEARGTVGATSKLTFSNGGYNAFAGNYMKFKHDVPVKIETVRMYTANPGKIKITVGDNLTAGSTAGSYSYRPLLSKTFTVFNSRPTAAIGALTENNPNDSGFVYNVDLDIPGNGDKIIIVECTEDANVYRNNGITGTIYPFGINGLMSFTGNSVSLAPAAGQDENQFWYFFYDTKVSTGCPSNRVPVVAAANIPLTVSQVGDSLVANLKTGTFQWIYNDTAFVAGGNGSSIKPTRTGNYKVQLLDAFGCSKTSANVSYTATAITTVDPREIKLTVSPNPNNGIFQLSFEVTKRSDLSIEILNAAGQRVFLNTQSGFLGKYNKQLSLKQFSSDVYLLKIQHDKKTYLQKVIVQK; encoded by the coding sequence ATGATTAAACGCCTGGGGATAGTCTCCTTTTTGATGGCCACTTCTTTTGTTGGTTCATTTGCCCAAACGTATACCAACGAAAAACTGCTCAAAATTTCATCACAAAAGATAAAGCTGGAGCAAGAACTCAACTATGCAAAAGCCTTATCTATTGCTAAACAGAAGAATTGGGATCTAAGCATCAACAGCAATGGGAATGTTGCCAAATTAACAGGGGTTGATGATTTTGGGTTCCCTATTTATACCAAATCGTACAACAATACCATTGCAGCAGCAACCACCAGAGCTAGTCAACTTTGGCCGGGAGGCGCTTCCGGTTTAAACTTATCGGGTAGCACAGCTGCCATGAGAAACAAACTGGGTATTTGGGAATTTGATGGTGCTCCATTGGCAAGTCACGTTGAATTTGGAGGCAGACTTACACAAAAAGATGTACCCACCGGCAGTAGCGGTAACGATCATGCTACACACGTTGCCGGTACCATGATAGCTTCGGGCGTAAATCCAATTGCAAAGGGAATGGCTTTTGCCATCCCCAATATGATTTCCTACGATCACCTGAATGATATTTCTGAAATGACTACCGAAGCTGCAGCTGGATTGTTGGTATCTAACCACTCATACGGTTTCATTGCCGGCTGGAATTATAACTCTGCGCAAAGTCGCTGGGAGTTTTACGGCAGACCAGGTGAAAACGAAGATTACCGCTATGGATATTACGGTACTGATGCACAAAGAGTGGATTCCATCGCTTTTAATGCTCCTTTTTATTTAAAAGTATCTGTTGCAGGAAATGACCGGAATAACAATGGTCCTGCTGTTGGTCAGCCCTTTTTCAGAAGAAACGCACAAGGCGTGATGGTAGATGCAGGTATAAGACCAGCTGGAATTAGCAGTAACGACGGATTTGACATTATTCTTGGATACGGTATTGCCAAAAACAGTTTGACCATTGGTGCCGTAAATGGAATTCCTGGCGGTTACAACAAACCTGCTGATGTAGTTATGAGTTCCTTCAGTGGTTGGGGACCCACCGATGATGGAAGAATTAAACCTGATCTTGTAGCCAATGGGGTAAATGTAACTTCTGCCAGTACCAATGGAAATACAGCTTACAGTACCAAGAGCGGAACTTCCATGGCAGGACCCAATGCAGCAGGTTCATTAATATTATTGCAGGAACATTATACCAAATTGAAGCCAGGAACTTTTATGCGTTCGGCTACTTTAAAAGGATTGGCTATTCACGCTGCAGACGAAGCAGGTGGCACCCTCGGTCCTGATTATACATTTGGATGGGGTTTAATGAATGTACAAAGAGCTGCAGCTGTAATCAGCAGTGCAGTAGCCAACAATAACGCTAACAACAGTGATCATTTGCTGTACGAAAATGTATTAAACACCGGAGAAACTTTTACCAAGACGGTTGTGGCAACCGGAAAAGTTCCTTTGTCTGCAACCATTGCCTGGACGGATCCACCCGGAACCATTAACAACGATGCTTCCACCAATTTAAATGACAGAACTTCCAAACTTGTTCATGATCTGGACATCAGAATTACCAGAAATACACAAACATTTCTGCCATGGGCACTGGATGTTACCAGCCCCTCTGCAGCTGCAAGCAGAAGAATCAACAATGTGGACAATGTGGAAAGAATAGATGTAGACAGTACTGTACCTGGCGCAACTTATACCATCACTGTTTCTCACAAAGGAACTTTGGCAAGAGGTTCCCAGGCATACACACTAATTGTGAGTGGAACAGGGGGTATATCATACGGCAGTTCTGCATCATTGACCAGTGGCGCTAAAGTAGATAGTTTGTCTTTCAGCAATATTCGATACAGCAGTCCTACAGGTTGTAAAACTTTTACAGATAATACCAACCTTACAGCCAATATTCAGGCAAGACAAATACTGCCCATCTATATAAGAACCAGCTCATGTGATGCAACCATTAATTCAAGAATCATCAAAGTATACGTAGACTACAACAACGATGGTGATTTTCTGGATGCAAACGAAGGTGTACTTACAAGTACTGTACAAAGTGGAAACAGTAGCGTATTTACAGGAAATATCACCATTCCTGATAACGTAACTATTGGAACCATTCATAGAATGAGAATTATTACAAGAGAAACTACCAATGCAGCGGATATTACGCCTACCGGGGATTACGCAAGAGGAGAGACACAAGATTATTTATTAAAAGTGGAAACGCCTTCCAATGATGTTTCCATGAGTAATATTGTTTCACCAGCAGCAGGTAATTGTGGAAATGACAAACAATACATTACAGTTGCCATTGCGAATAACGGAGCCAATCCACAAACCAATGTTCCGATCACTGTAATAGTAAAAACTGGTACAACTACAGTAACCACTTTAAATGCTACTTACCCAGGAACCATCGCGGCACTTTCCACTGTAGAGTATACTTTACAAACTCCATTCCAAGCATTGGCTGGAACTAACTATACTATTTCCGCTGAAACTAAATTAAGTTCTGATCAAAACAGCACGAACAATTTAATTGAAGTAGCGGTTCCTATTTCAGCCAATGCAGATATTCCGACAGCGGAGGGAGTGGTTTGTAATAATACCGCTATACTACGTGTATTGAATCCTGGCAACAGCAACTATTTCTGGTATGCAGATGCAACCACAACTACTCCTTTTGCTGTAGGCAGCAATGTAACAGCAACCACAGTGCCTGCGAACAGAACATACTACGTAACCAAAGAAGCGAGAGGAACTGTTGGAGCTACTTCTAAATTAACTTTCTCTAACGGAGGTTACAATGCTTTTGCCGGCAACTACATGAAATTCAAGCATGATGTTCCTGTAAAAATTGAAACAGTTAGAATGTATACTGCCAATCCTGGTAAAATAAAAATCACGGTAGGTGATAATCTAACGGCTGGTTCAACTGCAGGAAGCTATTCCTACAGACCATTACTTAGTAAAACTTTTACTGTTTTCAACTCCAGACCAACTGCAGCTATTGGAGCATTAACAGAAAACAATCCCAATGATTCGGGTTTTGTATACAATGTAGATCTGGACATTCCTGGAAACGGTGATAAAATCATCATCGTGGAATGTACTGAAGACGCCAATGTTTACAGAAACAACGGCATTACGGGAACCATCTATCCTTTTGGGATAAATGGACTAATGAGTTTTACAGGCAATAGTGTTTCACTGGCTCCTGCTGCTGGTCAGGATGAAAATCAGTTCTGGTATTTTTTCTACGATACCAAAGTATCAACAGGATGTCCAAGTAATCGCGTACCGGTAGTAGCAGCGGCAAATATTCCGTTAACGGTTTCTCAGGTTGGTGACTCTCTGGTAGCCAATTTAAAAACAGGAACCTTCCAGTGGATTTATAATGATACCGCATTTGTTGCCGGTGGAAACGGCTCTTCTATTAAACCTACCCGTACAGGAAACTACAAGGTTCAACTATTAGATGCTTTCGGATGTTCAAAAACCTCCGCCAATGTAAGTTATACTGCTACAGCCATTACCACGGTGGATCCAAGAGAAATCAAATTAACGGTTTCCCCTAATCCGAACAATGGCATTTTCCAATTGAGTTTTGAAGTAACCAAACGCAGTGACTTATCTATAGAAATACTGAATGCTGCAGGACAAAGAGTATTCCTGAATACACAATCAGGATTCCTTGGCAAATACAATAAACAGCTTAGTTTAAAACAATTCAGCAGTGATGTGTATTTATTAAAAATACAACACGATAAAAAAACCTATCTGCAGAAAGTTATAGTGCAGAAATAA
- a CDS encoding ferredoxin--NADP reductase has product MLQPWLKCVVIKTEDITHSTRRFWIQIPELDTFEFEPGQFVTFDLPIHEQRNKRWRSYSIASAPDGTNIFELVIVLMEDGLGTPHLFNDVTVGSELMVRGPQGKFTMPQQLNKDLFLICTGTGIAPFRSMVHHIHQQQIPHKNIHLVFGCREFKDSLYEAELKQLENTLPGFYHHPCFSRELVVGPGQYSGYVHACYMELVEKYKGMTGVIPEANFFLCGWKNMVDDAKAKILSLGYDKSAIHLELYG; this is encoded by the coding sequence ATGCTCCAACCCTGGTTAAAATGTGTGGTAATTAAAACCGAAGATATTACCCATAGCACACGCAGATTCTGGATTCAGATTCCTGAACTGGATACATTTGAATTTGAACCAGGACAGTTTGTAACATTTGACTTACCCATTCATGAGCAGCGAAACAAAAGATGGAGATCATACTCTATTGCATCTGCACCAGATGGCACTAATATTTTTGAGCTAGTAATTGTTTTAATGGAAGACGGATTGGGCACACCTCATTTATTCAATGATGTTACAGTTGGCAGCGAGCTAATGGTAAGAGGACCGCAAGGAAAATTCACTATGCCTCAGCAACTAAACAAAGATTTATTCCTGATTTGCACAGGAACAGGCATTGCTCCATTCCGTTCAATGGTTCATCATATTCATCAGCAACAAATTCCTCATAAAAATATTCACTTAGTATTTGGTTGCCGGGAATTTAAAGACAGCTTGTATGAAGCTGAATTAAAGCAACTGGAAAATACCCTTCCCGGATTTTATCATCATCCATGTTTCTCCAGAGAGTTAGTGGTTGGGCCTGGTCAATATTCGGGTTATGTGCATGCCTGCTATATGGAACTGGTAGAAAAGTACAAGGGTATGACCGGAGTCATACCAGAAGCTAACTTTTTTTTATGCGGATGGAAAAATATGGTAGACGATGCCAAAGCAAAAATCCTTTCTTTGGGTTACGACAAATCGGCTATTCATCTGGAATTATACGGTTAG
- a CDS encoding class I SAM-dependent methyltransferase, with translation MDKINVKWKLAQKLEFLWWKRYLKKKNPSEYLVKKKQYWDRLLNEIDSSVKLNKDTVVLDAGCGPSGIYMSLSDCKVDAIDPLLDKYQHLSVFQPEQYSWTQFKTMSIEALDVQAKYDVVFCMNAINHVNDLERCYQNLLKALKPGGILVLSTDAHRSKWLKKIFQLLPGDMLHPIQLDIDEYSAYLEKYQSRLIQKKLFKRELIFDYFVLIAQKHS, from the coding sequence ATGGACAAAATAAATGTAAAATGGAAGCTTGCACAAAAACTAGAATTTTTATGGTGGAAGCGTTACCTCAAGAAAAAGAATCCATCAGAATACCTGGTTAAAAAAAAGCAGTACTGGGATAGATTACTCAATGAAATTGATTCTTCTGTAAAGTTGAACAAGGATACTGTCGTTTTAGATGCAGGTTGCGGCCCCTCCGGAATTTACATGAGTTTGTCTGATTGTAAAGTAGATGCTATTGACCCTTTGCTGGATAAGTATCAGCATTTGTCTGTATTTCAACCAGAACAATATTCCTGGACACAATTTAAAACAATGTCTATTGAAGCATTGGATGTACAGGCAAAATATGATGTAGTGTTCTGCATGAATGCCATCAATCATGTAAATGACTTAGAACGTTGTTATCAAAATCTATTAAAAGCATTGAAACCAGGGGGTATACTTGTATTAAGTACAGATGCACACAGAAGCAAATGGCTAAAAAAAATATTTCAACTTTTACCTGGCGACATGTTGCATCCTATTCAACTGGATATTGATGAGTATAGTGCTTATCTTGAAAAGTATCAATCAAGACTGATACAAAAAAAGCTTTTTAAAAGAGAGTTGATATTTGATTATTTTGTTCTGATTGCGCAAAAGCATTCCTAA
- a CDS encoding glycine--tRNA ligase produces MSTATENSFQAIISHAKEYGFVYQSSEIYDGLSAVYDYGPYGSELKKNIKDYWWKSMTQLHQNIVGIDAAIFMHPTTWKASGHVDNFSDPMIDNKDSQKRYRVDHIIEAKADQLKEAGKSAEADALLAKMDQLLAAEDFAGLKQLLADYQIVCSVSGTGNWTDIRQFNLMFSTQLGSVAEESDTIYLRPETAQGIFVNFLNVQKTARMKVPFGIAQIGKAFRNEIVARQFIFRMREFEQMEMQFFVRPGTQMEWYNYWKQERLNWHLSLGLPAEKYRYHNHVKLAHYADAALDIEFEFPFGFKEVEGIHSRTDFDLKSHQEYSKKKQQYFDNDIDEATGKPYGNYIPYVIETSIGLDRMFLLILSNAYAEETITKEDGSTDSRVVLRIPAKIAPNKLAILPLVKKDGLPEIARELMDDCKGAFKCFYEEKDAIGKRYRRQDAIGTPFCVTIDHQTKEDNMVTIRHRDSMVQERIPISKVKELVLSHIS; encoded by the coding sequence ATGAGCACAGCAACCGAAAACAGTTTTCAGGCAATTATTTCACATGCCAAAGAGTATGGTTTTGTATACCAGAGTAGCGAAATTTATGATGGCCTTAGTGCCGTTTATGATTACGGTCCATATGGCAGTGAATTAAAAAAGAATATAAAAGACTACTGGTGGAAAAGCATGACGCAGCTTCACCAGAATATAGTAGGTATTGATGCGGCCATTTTTATGCACCCCACTACCTGGAAAGCTAGCGGTCACGTTGATAATTTCAGTGATCCGATGATTGACAATAAAGACAGTCAGAAAAGATACCGTGTAGATCATATTATTGAGGCTAAGGCAGACCAGCTAAAAGAAGCTGGTAAATCGGCAGAGGCAGATGCGTTACTGGCAAAGATGGATCAGTTGCTGGCTGCAGAAGATTTTGCTGGGTTAAAACAGTTACTGGCCGATTATCAGATTGTATGTTCCGTTAGTGGAACGGGTAACTGGACCGACATCCGTCAGTTTAATCTGATGTTTTCTACTCAACTGGGTTCGGTAGCAGAGGAATCTGATACTATTTATTTAAGACCAGAAACGGCACAGGGCATTTTTGTCAATTTCCTGAATGTGCAAAAAACAGCCAGAATGAAAGTGCCATTTGGCATTGCTCAGATTGGTAAAGCATTCCGCAATGAAATTGTTGCTCGTCAGTTCATTTTCCGTATGCGTGAATTTGAACAAATGGAAATGCAGTTTTTTGTAAGACCTGGCACTCAAATGGAATGGTACAACTACTGGAAACAGGAAAGACTGAACTGGCATTTAAGTCTGGGTCTTCCTGCTGAAAAATACCGTTACCATAATCACGTAAAACTGGCGCATTATGCAGATGCAGCTTTGGATATTGAATTTGAATTTCCATTCGGCTTTAAAGAAGTGGAAGGCATCCATAGCAGAACAGATTTCGATTTAAAGAGTCACCAGGAGTATAGCAAGAAAAAGCAGCAATATTTTGATAATGATATTGATGAAGCCACTGGTAAGCCTTATGGAAATTATATTCCTTATGTAATTGAAACTTCTATTGGTTTGGATCGTATGTTCTTACTGATCTTGAGTAATGCCTATGCAGAAGAAACCATTACCAAAGAAGATGGTTCTACAGATAGTAGAGTAGTATTAAGAATCCCGGCTAAAATTGCTCCGAATAAATTAGCTATTCTGCCATTGGTGAAAAAAGATGGACTACCTGAAATTGCGCGTGAACTCATGGACGATTGTAAGGGAGCATTTAAATGTTTCTACGAAGAAAAAGATGCCATTGGTAAACGTTATCGTCGTCAGGATGCCATTGGTACGCCATTCTGTGTTACCATTGATCATCAGACAAAGGAAGACAATATGGTAACCATACGTCACAGAGACAGCATGGTGCAGGAGCGTATTCCTATCAGTAAGGTAAAAGAATTGGTACTATCGCATATCAGCTGA